The DNA sequence TCGGCGGCGCCGGGGTGCGCCTGCTCGCCGAGGATCTCGTGCATGCCGTCGAGCAGGCCGGCCAGATCGACCCCGGCGTCGGCCAGGGCCGGCAGCAGCAGGTCGTTCTCCTTGCGCAGGTGGACCTGGAACAGCACGTCGAGCGCGCTCGCGGCGCCCGCGATCTCGCCGGTCGTGGTCGCCTGCTCCAGCTCGCCGACCAGCTCGCGCAGCACCGCGTGCTCGTCCGCCATCGCGCGCACCAGCAGACGGGTCTCGGCGAGATCGGCACCGGCGGCGTACAGGGTGCGCTCCTCGGCGAGGGCGTGCGGCAGCACCTCCTTGGTGCAGAAGGCCACCATGCGCGCCCGGCGGTCGTACGGCGAGAGCAGCCGGTCGATGTCGCGCCGCAGGGCGACGGCGTGCTGGGCCATGGTCAGGCCGAGCCGCCGATGGTGGTCCCGGATCGCCCGGAGCGTCGCCTCCTGGGCGTGCGCTCCGTGGGCTGCGGTGGTTCGAGCGGTCATGTCGGGCTCCTTCCCCGGGTCCGGCACCTGCCGAGAGTCGAGGATAGTTTTTACGATGTCTCTTGTATTTACAATGCCGTCTGTGCAAAATCAAGGTGTGACCGAGCACGACGCGCGAATCGACCCGCGCGCACACCGAGTGCTGGCGGACGTGAGCCGGGTCGCCGTCCTGGAGACCCTCCGCCGGGCGGGCCGTCCGCTGTCGATCCCGGAGATCGCCGCCGAGGTCGGCCTGCACCCGAACACCGTGCGGGCACACCTCGCCCTGCTCGCCGAGTACGGCTACGCCACCGGTAGGACCGAGGACCGCGACCGGCCGGGCCGCCCCCGCCTGCTGTACGCGGCCACGCAGCGGCACGACGAGGACGACCGCCGCAACTACCGGCTGCTCGCCGAGGTGCTGGTCGGCTACCTCACCGGCGTCAGGGACTCCCGGTCGGGCGACACGTTGTCCAGCCCGGCGTCCGCGGCGATCGCCGCGGGCCGCGTGCACGGCACCCGCATCGCCGGTGCCCAGGCACGCAACGGCCGCCCGGTCGACGCGGCCGAGGCCACGCGCCGGGTGGCCGACCTGCTCCGCGACGCGGGCTTCGACCCGCGCCCCGCCCCCGACGGCAGCCACATCGAGCTGCGCCACTGCCCGTTCCGCGAGCTCGCCCGGACCAACGCGGACGTGGTGTGCGGCGTGCACCTCGGCCTCATGCAGGGGGCGCTGCAGGAGCTCGGCGCCTCGGTCACCGCCGCGTCGCTGCGCCCGTTCGCCCGCCCGGGCGTGTGCGTCGCCACGCTCCGTCCCACCGACCGTCCCGCCGACGAAGGACCACCGCCACCGAGATGAACCACCCGCCGCCTCCCGCGCCCCCGCCCGGCACGGGCCGCGCGACCCCCGCCGGGCCACCGGCCGACGCCGTGCCCACGGCGGCGACCGAGGCCGCCTCAGCACCGATGGCGGCGGCCGGCACGGCCGGGGTGCCCGCCGCCGCGACCGCCGCACGGCCGGCGCGCCCGCCGTACCGGCCCGCCGTGGCGCGGCTGCCGCTGCTCGCCGGGGCCGCCGTCGCGCTGGTCGCCGGGCTGTGGGGCGGGCTGGCGCGGCTCGAGGTTGCGCCGGTGCCGCAGGAGGCGTTCGCGGCCGAGCACGGGCCGCTCATGGCGCTGGGCTTCCTCGGCACCCTGATCGCCCTGGAGCGGGCGGTGGCGCTGCGCCGCCGCTGGGCGTACGCGGCACCCGCGCTCGGCGGCCTCGGCGCGGTCGCGCTGGCCGCGGGCCTCGCCGAGGCCGGGCGGGTGGCGCTCACCGCGGCGGCGGGCTGGCTCGTCGCCTGTTATGTCGTCGTCGTGCTGGAGCGGCGGCCCGGCCGCGCGGTCGGCGTGCAGCTGACCGGGGCCCTCGCCTGGTACGGCGGTGGCCTGCTGTGGCTCCGCGGGTACCCGGTCGCCGACCTGGTGCCCTGGCCGGCGGCCTTCCTCGTCCTCACGATCGCCGGGGAGCGGCTGGAACTCGCGCACGTGGCGTTCCTGCGGCGACGTGCGGCCGACGGCCTCATCGCCACGGCGGGCCTGCTGGTCGCGGGCGTGCTCATCTCGGTTCCGCTGCCGGACGCCGGGTGGCGGGTGGCCGGGGTGGGCATGCTCGCGCTGGCCGGGTGGCTGGCCGCGTTCGACGTGGCCCGCCGTACCGTGCGCGGGGCCGGGCTGACCCGGTTCACCGCGGTATGCCTGCTCGGCGGCTACGCCTGGCTCGCCGTGGGCGGGCTGCTCTGGGCGGTCGCCGGGCGGCCCGACGGCGAGCTGTACGACGCGGCGCTGCACGCGGTGTTCCTCGGCTTCGTGATGTCGATGGTGTTCGGGCACGCGCCGGTGATCCTCCCCGCGGTGCTGCGGGTGCGCCTGCCGTACGGCCCGGCGATGTACGGCCCGCTCGCGCTGCTCCACCTCGCCCTGGCCGCCCGGGTGGCCGGTGACCTCGCCGGGATCGGCCCGGCGCGCACGATCGGCGGGGTGCTCGGCGAGGTGGCGCTGGCGGGCTTCGCCTGCTGCGCGGTGGCCGCCGCGCTGCGCGCCCGCAGGCGTGTTCCGGGGGACGTTCCGAGGGAGCCGTCATGACCTCGGTGGGCATCCGCGTCGAGCGCCGCCGCCCCGGGACGCCCCGGCCGCGTCCGGGGCGGGCGCGGTGGCACGCGATCGCGAACGCGGTGGTGCTGGTCTGGCTCGCGCTCGCCGCGGTCGCCGTGGCCGCGCAGGGCGTGCTGCCCGCGCCGCGCTGGTCGGCGCTGCACCTGTTCCTGCTCGGCGCGGTCAGCAACGCGATCGTGACCTGGAGCGAGCACTTCGCGGTCACCCTGCTGCGGCTCGCCGACCCGCCCGCCCGGTGGCGGGCCGGGCGGCTGGTCGCGCTCAACGCCGGTGTCGTGGCCGTGCTCACCGGCGCGTCGGCCGGCCCGGTCGCCGTCGGGGTGGCCGGGGCGGCCGTGGTCGTCGCGGTGGTCGCCGCGCACGTGGCCGTGCTCGCGGTCCGGGCCCGGGGCGCGCTCGCGGGCCGGTTCTCGCACGTGGTGACCTGGTACGTCTGGGCCGGAGCGGCGCTGGCCACCGGGGGCGTGCTCGGCGGGATCATGCTCGCCGGGGTCGTGACCGGGGCGGCCGAGGAGCGCCTGGTCGCCGCGCACGCGCACGTCAACCTGCTCGGCTGGGTGGGGCTCGCCGTGCTCGGCACGCTGTTCACGCTCTGGCCGACCGTGCTGCGCACCCAGGTCATCGACGGGGCAGGCCGGATCGCCCGGCTGTCGGTACGGCTCGCCGTACCCGGGCTCGCCCTCGCCGTGGGCGGCCTGCTCGCCGGAGCGCGGTGGGCCGCCGCGCCGGGCCTGTTGCTGTACGCGACGGCCGCGGCGCTCGCGCTCGTGCCGTTCCTGCGCACCGCGCGGCGGCGCCCGCCGCACGGCGCGGCCGCGTTCCTGCTCGCCGCGGGCACCGCCTGGTTCGTCCTCGCCGTCGCCGCCGACATCGCCGTGGTCGCGACCCGGCCGCCGGAGCGGGTCGGCGAGACGATCGAGGCGGCGCTGCCGCCGGTGCTCGCCGGGTTCACCGGCCAGACGCTCATCGGCGCGCTCACCTTCCTGCTCCCGGTCGTGCTCGGCGGCGGCCCGGCCGCGCTCAAGCGCAACGCCGCGCTGCTCGAGCGGTTCTGGCGCGCCCGGCTCGCCGCGACCAACCTCGGCCTCGCGGCCGCCGTGCTCCCCCTGCCCGGCCCGGTCCGTACGGCAGGCCTCGGCGTGGCGGTGGCCGCGCTCGCCGCGTTCGTGCCGCTCGCGGTCGCCGCCGTGCTGCGGTCGCGCGACGTGCGGATCACCCCGGCGACCGGCGGCATCGCGGTCGGCGTGCTCGCCACGCTGCTCGCCGTCGCCGCCTCGGTGACCACCGTGGCCGAGCCGTACTCCCGCACCGTGACCGGCGGCGGCACGCAAACCGTGGACGTCACCCTCGTCGGCATGCGCGTAGTCCCCGGCGTGATCGAGGCCCCGGCCGGCACCCGCCTCGTGCTCCGGGTGACGAACAACGACGGCCGGCGCCACGACCTGCGCCTCTCCACCGGCGAGCGCACCCCGATGCTGCGCCCCGGCGAGTCGGCCACGCTCACCCTGCCCGAGCTGACCGGCCCGGTGGACGGCTGGTGCACCGTCGCCGGTCACCGCGCCGCGGGCATGACCCTCCGCATCAACGTGACGGGCACCGCCGCGCAGGCCACGCCCGCGCCCGCACCCGGCCACACCGCGCACGCCACGCACCAGGGCCCGCTCAACCTGGCCGCCCCGATGAGCCCCGGCTTCGAGCCGTACGACGCGACGCTGCGTCCCGCCCCAGGCGGCACCGAGCACAAGGTCGAGATCCGCGTCGTGGAGAAGGAGATCGAGGTCGCCCCCGGCGTACGGCAGCGCATGTGGACCTTCGGCGGCACCGTGCCCGGCCCGGTGCTGCGCGGCAAGGTCGGCGACGTCTTCACCGTCACGTTCGTCAACGACGGCACGATCGGCCACGGCATCGACTTCCACGCCGGGTCCCTCGCCCCGGACCGGCCGATGCGCACCATCGAGCCGGGCGAACGCCTCACCTACCGGTTCAGGGCCGAGCGCGCGGGCGCCTGGCTCTACCACTGCTCCACGATGCCGATGCTCCAGCACATCGCGAACGGCATGTACGGCGCGGTGATCATCGATCCGCCGGACCTGCCGCGCGCCGACCGCGAGTACGTGCTCGTCCAGGGCAAGCTCTACCTCGGCACGCCGGGCGATGCGGCCCAGGTGGCGAAGATGCGCGACGGCCGCCCCGACGGCTGGATGTTCAACGGCGCCGCCGCCCAGTACGACCACGCGCCGCTGGCCGCCCGCGCGGGCGAGCGGGTCCGCGTCTGGGTCGTCGCCGCGGGCCCGGCCTCCGGCACCGCGTTCCACATCGTCGGCACGCAGTTCGACACCGTATATAAGGAAGGCGCCTACCTGCTGCGCCCGGACGACCCCGGCGGCGCGCAGGCCCTCGACCTCGCCCCGGCCCAGGGCGGCTTCGTCGAGACCGTCTTCCCCGAGCCCGGCCGCTACCCGTTCGTCGACCACGACATGCGCCACGCCGAGTCCGGCGCGCACGGCTTCTTCCAGGTCACCGCCCGGTAGTGGCCGCCGGTCCGGCCTTCGGCGACGGGCCGCCCGCCGTGGCCAGGTGGGTGAGGCAGACCGAGGGCTCGGCGAACGGCACCAGGCGCTCGGCCGTGACCGGGGCGCGGGTCTCCGCCAGCACGCCCTGCATCATGCCGAGGTGCAGCGCGCACACCACGTCGGTGTGCCGCTCGGCGACCTCCCGGAACGGGCAGTGCCGCAGCCGGATCACCGGCCCGCCCGGCTCCGGCCCCGGTGCCGCGCCGTACCCGCCGCCGTCCTTCGCCGCCGCGGCGTCCGCCGCGTGCGGCCCAGCCCCGTTCGGGGTGACCACCTCCGGGTCGAAGCCCGCGTCGGTGAGCACCGCGACCAGCCGCCGCACCGCCTCCTCGGCGTCGACGTCCTGCCAGGGCGCGGGCGCCTCGCCCAGGTACCGGCCCCAGGTGCGCCCGGCCTCCAGCGCGGCCTGCTCGGCGTCCGGCAGCCGGGTGGCGATGAGGGCGGTGAGCATCTCGGCGAGCAGCCGGTAGCTGCGCCGGCCGGTCGCCTCCCCGGACGCCCGGTACACCATGCGCGGGCGACCGGCATGGCCGCGCTCCCCAGGCTCGCGGGTGGCGAGGCCGAGCTCGACGAGGGCGTCGAGGTGGTAGCGGGCGGTGTTGGGGTGCAGCCGCAGCGCCGCCGCGACGTCCTGCACGCCGAGCGGGCCGTCCGTGGCGCGCAGCACGTCGAGCACCCGGCCGCGGGTGCCGCCCGGCACGGGCCCCGGATCCGTGAGCCTGGTTTCGCTCATAATCATTAGTTTATTTAAAGGCCCTTATAATAAAGAAAAGCACGGTAATTGATTTACGTGATCATCCGGACGTGACGTCGGCCGACGGTGATGATCGACTTCCTGTCGCCCCGCGGGATCCCGCCGGTCATCGCCCCGGTGGCGTGCCTCCGTTCGCCCTCGGAGGTCACCGGCGGCACCGGCCGTGCCGTACGGCCGGCGCGCCCGCCTCCCGCGCCCGTCCGCGATCGTGACCGGTACCCCGCCCACCCCGACGTGCGGCGTCACCCCTCCAGCTCGGCGATGCGGGCCCGGGTACGGCGCAGCTCCTCCTTGACCTCGGCGATCTGCCGCTCCAGCTCGAGGATGCGGCGGATCGAGGCGAGCGTCATGCCCTCGCCGGCCAGGCGGGTGACGTACTGGACGACCATGATGTCGTGCCGGGAGTAGCGGCGCTGGCCCCCGGCGGAACGGCGTGGCGTGA is a window from the Thermopolyspora flexuosa genome containing:
- a CDS encoding helix-turn-helix transcriptional regulator; the encoded protein is MTEHDARIDPRAHRVLADVSRVAVLETLRRAGRPLSIPEIAAEVGLHPNTVRAHLALLAEYGYATGRTEDRDRPGRPRLLYAATQRHDEDDRRNYRLLAEVLVGYLTGVRDSRSGDTLSSPASAAIAAGRVHGTRIAGAQARNGRPVDAAEATRRVADLLRDAGFDPRPAPDGSHIELRHCPFRELARTNADVVCGVHLGLMQGALQELGASVTAASLRPFARPGVCVATLRPTDRPADEGPPPPR
- a CDS encoding helix-turn-helix transcriptional regulator, producing MSETRLTDPGPVPGGTRGRVLDVLRATDGPLGVQDVAAALRLHPNTARYHLDALVELGLATREPGERGHAGRPRMVYRASGEATGRRSYRLLAEMLTALIATRLPDAEQAALEAGRTWGRYLGEAPAPWQDVDAEEAVRRLVAVLTDAGFDPEVVTPNGAGPHAADAAAAKDGGGYGAAPGPEPGGPVIRLRHCPFREVAERHTDVVCALHLGMMQGVLAETRAPVTAERLVPFAEPSVCLTHLATAGGPSPKAGPAATTGR
- a CDS encoding DUF2249 domain-containing protein, encoding MTARTTAAHGAHAQEATLRAIRDHHRRLGLTMAQHAVALRRDIDRLLSPYDRRARMVAFCTKEVLPHALAEERTLYAAGADLAETRLLVRAMADEHAVLRELVGELEQATTTGEIAGAASALDVLFQVHLRKENDLLLPALADAGVDLAGLLDGMHEILGEQAHPGAAEAAHGCGCGGHGHGHGQAHGHAQADAPAEHRCACGGHDTAGDPDATAELVDGELDVRALPHGRRHAQIFATFDALRPGEAFVLVNDHDPRPLYHHFAAERTGEFTWDYVETGPELWKVRIARL
- a CDS encoding multicopper oxidase domain-containing protein, with the protein product MTSVGIRVERRRPGTPRPRPGRARWHAIANAVVLVWLALAAVAVAAQGVLPAPRWSALHLFLLGAVSNAIVTWSEHFAVTLLRLADPPARWRAGRLVALNAGVVAVLTGASAGPVAVGVAGAAVVVAVVAAHVAVLAVRARGALAGRFSHVVTWYVWAGAALATGGVLGGIMLAGVVTGAAEERLVAAHAHVNLLGWVGLAVLGTLFTLWPTVLRTQVIDGAGRIARLSVRLAVPGLALAVGGLLAGARWAAAPGLLLYATAAALALVPFLRTARRRPPHGAAAFLLAAGTAWFVLAVAADIAVVATRPPERVGETIEAALPPVLAGFTGQTLIGALTFLLPVVLGGGPAALKRNAALLERFWRARLAATNLGLAAAVLPLPGPVRTAGLGVAVAALAAFVPLAVAAVLRSRDVRITPATGGIAVGVLATLLAVAASVTTVAEPYSRTVTGGGTQTVDVTLVGMRVVPGVIEAPAGTRLVLRVTNNDGRRHDLRLSTGERTPMLRPGESATLTLPELTGPVDGWCTVAGHRAAGMTLRINVTGTAAQATPAPAPGHTAHATHQGPLNLAAPMSPGFEPYDATLRPAPGGTEHKVEIRVVEKEIEVAPGVRQRMWTFGGTVPGPVLRGKVGDVFTVTFVNDGTIGHGIDFHAGSLAPDRPMRTIEPGERLTYRFRAERAGAWLYHCSTMPMLQHIANGMYGAVIIDPPDLPRADREYVLVQGKLYLGTPGDAAQVAKMRDGRPDGWMFNGAAAQYDHAPLAARAGERVRVWVVAAGPASGTAFHIVGTQFDTVYKEGAYLLRPDDPGGAQALDLAPAQGGFVETVFPEPGRYPFVDHDMRHAESGAHGFFQVTAR
- a CDS encoding MerR family transcriptional regulator, with protein sequence MPELPFDDEHAPLYSLGQVAEMLQVRHAYLRRLDQHRIVTPRRSAGGQRRYSRHDIMVVQYVTRLAGEGMTLASIRRILELERQIAEVKEELRRTRARIAELEG